The following proteins are encoded in a genomic region of Pseudoxanthomonas suwonensis 11-1:
- the lipA gene encoding lipoyl synthase → MSTPAPRTIPLQVLPETAPAAPLEAGAKQLGGDKIGRSPVQFAEAPVLRKPSWIRVRIPSGNAVQNLKAKLRENRLVTVCEEASCPNIHECFGHGTATFMILGEVCTRRCSFCDVAHGRPKPPDPQEPVNLGNTVADMGLKYVVVTSVDRDDLRDGGAQHFVDCIAAIRERAPGTRIEILTPDFRGKGRMERALGILAQNPPDVFNHNIETVPDLYRNVRPGADYQWSLTLLKEFKAQHPAIPTKSGIMLGLGETMEQVQATLRDLRAHDVDMVTIGQYLQPTAHHHPVLRYWTPEEFKALEEYGYGLGFSHVASGPMVRSSYHADRQAAGAGVAA, encoded by the coding sequence ATGAGTACGCCTGCCCCCCGCACCATCCCGCTCCAGGTCCTTCCCGAAACTGCGCCGGCCGCGCCGCTGGAGGCGGGGGCCAAGCAGCTGGGTGGCGACAAGATCGGCCGTTCGCCGGTGCAGTTCGCCGAGGCTCCCGTGCTGCGCAAGCCGTCGTGGATCCGGGTGCGGATCCCGTCGGGCAACGCGGTGCAGAACCTCAAGGCCAAGCTGCGCGAGAACCGCCTGGTCACGGTGTGCGAGGAGGCCAGCTGCCCGAACATCCACGAATGCTTCGGCCACGGCACGGCGACCTTCATGATCCTCGGCGAGGTCTGCACCCGCCGCTGCTCGTTCTGCGACGTGGCCCACGGCCGCCCGAAGCCGCCGGATCCGCAGGAGCCGGTGAACCTGGGCAACACCGTGGCCGACATGGGGCTGAAGTACGTGGTGGTGACCAGCGTCGACCGCGACGACCTGCGCGACGGCGGCGCCCAGCACTTCGTCGACTGCATCGCCGCCATCCGCGAGCGCGCCCCCGGCACCCGGATCGAGATCCTGACCCCGGACTTCCGCGGCAAGGGCCGCATGGAGCGCGCGCTGGGCATCCTGGCGCAGAACCCGCCGGACGTGTTCAACCACAACATCGAGACCGTGCCGGACCTGTACCGCAACGTGCGCCCGGGCGCGGACTACCAGTGGTCGCTGACCCTGCTGAAGGAGTTCAAGGCCCAGCACCCGGCGATCCCGACCAAGTCCGGCATCATGCTCGGCCTGGGCGAGACCATGGAGCAGGTGCAGGCCACCCTGCGCGACCTGCGCGCGCACGACGTGGACATGGTCACCATCGGCCAGTACCTGCAGCCGACCGCGCACCACCACCCGGTGCTGCGCTACTGGACGCCCGAGGAGTTCAAGGCGCTGGAGGAGTACGGTTACGGGCTGGGCTTCAGCCACGTCGCCTCCGGGCCGATGGTGCGTTCGTCCTACCATGCCGACCGCCAGGCGGCCGGCGCGGGGGTGGCGGCCTGA
- a CDS encoding carboxy terminal-processing peptidase, translating to MKSRITAVLFAFLLAVPAVLLARNEAPASVGLAPTADQATTSKLVYGLLSDSRYAYRPRPADDAMSEDIFRRYLEALDGSKQFFTADDIKRFEPYRLRMDDAVRGGDPSPAFAMFQVYRERVVERVAYAQKLLKGEFDFSGEERWEYDREHAPWAADAAELDQVWRKSVMNDWLRLKLAGKEPAEIRKTLEKRYAQLARSVDQLKGEDVFSLFLNAYTASIDPHTDYLNPRTAENFNQAMSLSLEGIGAQLQRQEDVVVVREIIPGGPAAMDGTLKAGDRIVGVGQGKSGAIEDVVGWRIDDVVAKIRGAKGTQVRLEYIPAENGIDGEHRTVTLTRARVQLSEQAAKSKLYNIPAQEGLPARKIGVIELPTFYQDFEGRRRNGTDYTSATRDVADLLARFKEQKVDGVVLDLRNNGGGSLDEAVQLTGLFIDRGPVVQVRESGGRVSVNSDNKPGVAWDGPLAVLVNRGSASASEIFAGAMQDYGRALIIGETTFGKGTVQNLVDLDRWPTSEGPRFGHVKLTIAQFFRIEGGSTQHKGVVPDIAYPLSVDANEFGESTYDNALPWTRIAAVPHDRYGNFQPLLPQLQALHARRIADDLEFQWWSEDVARYREEKARKYLSLNEDERRTERERQEKQRKERQAIRKEKGLDLDPLAEDFDDGLTAAERDVVKDAAREKAAEKRPDPLQREAAAILANAIGLLEKDTPLTAQVLPRTASAVRWAR from the coding sequence ATGAAATCCAGAATCACCGCTGTCCTGTTCGCCTTCCTGCTGGCCGTCCCCGCGGTCCTGCTCGCGCGCAACGAAGCCCCCGCTTCGGTCGGGCTGGCGCCCACCGCGGACCAGGCCACGACCTCCAAGCTGGTCTACGGCCTGCTTTCGGACAGCCGTTACGCCTACCGCCCGCGCCCGGCCGACGATGCGATGTCCGAGGACATCTTCCGTCGCTACCTGGAGGCGCTGGACGGCAGCAAGCAGTTCTTCACGGCCGACGACATCAAGCGCTTCGAGCCCTACCGCCTGCGCATGGACGACGCGGTGCGCGGCGGCGACCCGAGCCCGGCCTTCGCCATGTTCCAGGTCTACCGCGAGCGCGTGGTCGAGCGCGTGGCCTACGCCCAGAAGCTGCTGAAGGGCGAGTTCGACTTCAGCGGCGAGGAGCGCTGGGAGTACGACCGCGAGCACGCGCCGTGGGCCGCCGACGCCGCCGAGCTGGACCAGGTGTGGCGCAAGTCGGTGATGAACGACTGGCTGCGGCTGAAGCTCGCCGGCAAGGAGCCGGCCGAGATCCGCAAGACCCTGGAGAAGCGCTACGCCCAGCTGGCGCGCTCGGTCGACCAGCTCAAGGGCGAGGACGTGTTCTCGCTGTTCCTCAACGCCTACACCGCGTCGATCGACCCGCATACCGACTACCTCAACCCGCGCACGGCCGAGAACTTCAACCAGGCCATGTCGCTGTCGCTGGAGGGCATCGGCGCCCAGCTGCAGCGCCAGGAGGACGTGGTCGTGGTGCGCGAGATCATCCCGGGCGGCCCGGCCGCGATGGATGGCACGCTCAAGGCCGGCGACCGCATCGTCGGCGTGGGCCAGGGCAAGTCCGGCGCGATCGAGGACGTGGTCGGCTGGCGCATCGACGACGTGGTCGCCAAGATCCGCGGCGCCAAGGGCACCCAGGTGCGGCTGGAGTACATCCCGGCCGAGAACGGCATCGACGGCGAGCACCGCACCGTGACCCTGACCCGCGCGCGGGTGCAGCTGTCCGAACAGGCGGCCAAGAGCAAGCTGTACAACATCCCGGCGCAGGAAGGCCTGCCGGCGCGCAAGATCGGCGTGATCGAGCTGCCGACCTTCTACCAGGACTTCGAGGGCCGCCGCCGCAATGGCACCGACTACACCTCCGCCACCCGCGACGTCGCCGACCTGCTGGCGCGGTTCAAGGAGCAGAAGGTCGACGGCGTGGTCCTGGACCTGCGCAACAACGGCGGCGGTTCGCTGGACGAGGCGGTGCAGCTCACCGGCCTGTTCATCGACCGCGGCCCGGTGGTGCAGGTGCGCGAGTCCGGCGGCCGCGTCTCGGTCAACAGCGACAACAAGCCGGGCGTGGCCTGGGACGGCCCGCTGGCGGTGCTGGTCAACCGTGGTTCGGCCTCGGCCTCGGAGATCTTCGCCGGCGCCATGCAGGACTACGGCCGCGCCCTGATCATCGGCGAGACCACCTTCGGCAAGGGCACGGTGCAGAACCTGGTCGACCTGGACCGCTGGCCGACTTCCGAGGGCCCGCGCTTCGGCCACGTGAAGCTGACGATCGCCCAGTTCTTCCGCATCGAGGGCGGCAGCACCCAGCACAAGGGCGTGGTCCCGGACATCGCCTATCCGCTGAGCGTGGACGCCAACGAGTTCGGCGAGAGCACCTACGACAACGCCCTGCCGTGGACCCGCATCGCCGCCGTGCCGCACGACCGCTACGGCAACTTCCAGCCGCTGCTGCCGCAGCTGCAGGCGCTGCATGCGCGGCGCATCGCCGACGACCTCGAGTTCCAGTGGTGGAGCGAGGACGTGGCCCGCTACCGCGAGGAAAAAGCCAGGAAGTACCTCTCGCTCAACGAGGACGAACGCCGCACCGAGCGCGAGCGCCAGGAGAAGCAGCGCAAGGAGCGCCAGGCGATCCGCAAGGAGAAGGGCCTGGACCTGGATCCGCTGGCCGAGGATTTCGACGACGGCCTGACCGCCGCCGAGCGCGACGTGGTCAAGGACGCCGCGCGCGAGAAGGCCGCCGAGAAGCGCCCGGATCCGCTGCAGCGCGAGGCCGCGGCGATCCTCGCCAACGCCATCGGCCTGCTCGAGAAGGACACCCCGCTGACCGCGCAGGTACTGCCGCGCACGGCCTCTGCGGTGCGCTGGGCGCGCTGA
- a CDS encoding metal-dependent hydrolase family protein — protein sequence MSIRTAPSRAASLLACLVLPPRAVLLIIVLLSLHAGLAQAETVYVRAGRMLDVESGRLLEDRAILVEDGRIARIEPAAALPPPPGARVHDLSGYTVLPGLMDAHTHLVGDAGKHGYAGLGDSLPTSTLYGAANARATLLAGFTTVRDLGGPGFADVALRDAIAAGVVDGPRIIAAGPAIGITGGHCSDDNLLPFERKSQGEGVADGPWEVRRQVRRNIKYGVDLIKTCSTGGVLSKGTEVGAPQYTVEELRALVEEAHSHGRKVASHAHGASGIRNALEAGVDSIEHASFIDDAGIALAKKNGAVLVMDIYNTEFILGEGEKAGILPGSLEKERRTGGIQRENFRRAHQAGVAIAFGTDAGVYPHGQNARQFSRMVRFGMTPLQAIRAATLGTARLFGIEGEAGALRPGLQADLVAVAGDPLQDVSVLEDARFVMKQGRVYRAPDSAAP from the coding sequence ATGTCCATCCGCACTGCGCCGTCGCGCGCGGCCTCGCTGCTTGCCTGCCTGGTGCTGCCGCCGCGCGCGGTGCTGCTGATCATCGTCCTGCTCTCGCTGCACGCCGGCCTGGCGCAGGCGGAGACGGTGTACGTGCGCGCCGGGCGGATGCTGGACGTGGAATCCGGGCGGCTGCTGGAGGACCGCGCCATCCTGGTGGAGGACGGCCGCATCGCCCGGATCGAACCGGCCGCGGCGCTTCCGCCGCCGCCCGGTGCCAGGGTCCACGACCTTTCCGGCTACACCGTGCTGCCGGGGCTGATGGATGCGCACACCCACCTGGTCGGCGATGCCGGCAAGCACGGCTATGCCGGGCTGGGCGATTCCCTGCCCACCTCCACCCTGTACGGCGCAGCCAATGCCCGCGCGACCCTGCTGGCCGGCTTCACCACGGTGCGCGACCTCGGCGGCCCGGGCTTCGCCGACGTGGCCCTGCGCGATGCCATCGCCGCCGGCGTGGTCGATGGGCCGCGGATCATCGCCGCCGGCCCGGCGATCGGCATCACCGGCGGCCACTGCTCGGACGACAACCTGCTGCCGTTCGAACGCAAGTCGCAGGGCGAGGGCGTGGCTGACGGTCCTTGGGAAGTGCGGCGCCAGGTCCGGCGCAACATCAAATACGGCGTCGACCTGATCAAGACCTGTTCGACCGGCGGCGTGCTGTCCAAGGGCACCGAGGTCGGCGCACCGCAGTACACCGTGGAGGAGCTGCGCGCGCTGGTCGAGGAGGCGCACAGCCATGGTCGCAAGGTCGCCTCGCACGCGCACGGCGCCAGCGGCATCCGCAATGCGCTGGAAGCGGGCGTGGATTCGATCGAGCATGCCAGCTTCATCGACGACGCCGGCATCGCCCTGGCGAAGAAGAACGGCGCGGTGCTGGTGATGGACATCTACAACACCGAGTTCATCCTCGGCGAGGGCGAGAAGGCCGGCATCCTGCCCGGGTCGCTGGAGAAGGAGCGCCGCACCGGCGGCATCCAGCGCGAGAACTTCCGCCGCGCGCACCAGGCCGGCGTGGCCATCGCCTTCGGCACCGACGCCGGCGTGTACCCGCACGGCCAGAACGCGCGCCAGTTCTCGCGCATGGTGCGCTTCGGCATGACGCCGCTGCAGGCGATCCGCGCTGCCACGCTGGGCACCGCACGCCTGTTCGGGATAGAGGGCGAGGCCGGCGCGCTCAGGCCGGGCCTGCAGGCGGACCTGGTCGCGGTCGCGGGCGACCCGCTGCAGGACGTGTCGGTGCTGGAGGACGCGCGCTTCGTGATGAAGCAGGGCCGGGTGTACCGCGCCCCGGATTCCGCCGCGCCCTGA
- the lipB gene encoding lipoyl(octanoyl) transferase LipB: protein MDPVSACEASAAPSRAPRPARVFDLGRQAYEPVWRAMQRFTDARGEDTPDELWLVEHEPVFTLGQAGKPEHVLAPGDIPVLHVDRGGQVTYHGPGQIVLYPLLDLRRIGVGVREYVCRIEQAIIDTLDEWNIGGERLEGAPGVYVGGAKVAALGIRVRRGCSFHGLSFNIGMDLEPFHRINPCGYQGLRVTSVQDLGGPSSMGAVKPVLLAQVARQFGLELQPQAGLPELVA from the coding sequence GTGGACCCTGTGAGCGCCTGCGAGGCCTCGGCCGCCCCGTCGCGCGCGCCGCGCCCGGCGCGGGTGTTCGACCTCGGCCGCCAGGCTTACGAGCCGGTGTGGCGGGCGATGCAGCGCTTCACCGATGCCCGTGGCGAGGACACGCCGGACGAGCTGTGGCTGGTCGAGCACGAGCCGGTGTTCACCCTGGGCCAGGCCGGCAAGCCGGAGCACGTGCTGGCGCCGGGCGACATCCCGGTGCTGCACGTGGACCGCGGCGGCCAGGTGACCTACCACGGCCCGGGCCAGATCGTGCTCTACCCGCTGCTGGACCTGCGCCGGATCGGCGTGGGCGTGCGCGAGTACGTGTGCCGGATCGAGCAGGCGATCATCGACACGCTCGACGAGTGGAACATCGGCGGCGAGCGCCTGGAAGGCGCGCCCGGCGTGTACGTGGGCGGGGCCAAGGTCGCGGCGCTGGGCATCCGCGTGCGCCGCGGATGCAGCTTCCATGGCCTGTCGTTCAACATCGGCATGGATCTGGAGCCCTTCCACCGGATCAATCCCTGCGGCTACCAGGGCCTGCGCGTGACCTCGGTGCAGGACCTCGGCGGCCCGTCCTCGATGGGCGCGGTCAAGCCGGTGCTGCTGGCGCAGGTCGCGCGCCAGTTCGGCCTGGAGCTCCAGCCGCAGGCCGGACTGCCCGAGCTGGTGGCGTGA
- the alr gene encoding alanine racemase encodes MRPARALIDLAALRHNYRLARSLGGGRALAVVKADAYGHGAVRCAAALEHEADGFAVACIEEALVLRGAGIRKPILLLEGFFEASELPLLLEHDLWTVVHAPWQVEALERTVLPAPLTVWLKLDSGMHRVGIGADDYAEAWRRLEALPHVRMAVKMSHFARADELECARTREQLDTFAAATAGLPGEVSVCNSPALLGWPQARGHWARPGLMLYGVSPFAQAHDLAAQLRPVMTLESKVIAVRELPAGEPVGYGARFVTEAPTRVGVVAMGYADGYPQFAVNGTPVAIDGRPGRLVGRVSMDMLTIDLTDHPQAGVGSTVELWGNQVSAAQVVANSQTSSYRLLCAVKRVPLHYAG; translated from the coding sequence ATGCGTCCAGCCCGCGCCCTGATCGACCTCGCCGCCCTGCGTCACAACTACCGCCTGGCGCGCAGCCTCGGCGGCGGCCGCGCGCTGGCCGTGGTCAAGGCCGATGCCTACGGCCACGGCGCGGTGCGCTGCGCGGCGGCGCTGGAGCATGAAGCCGACGGTTTCGCCGTGGCCTGCATCGAGGAGGCGCTGGTCCTGCGCGGGGCCGGCATCCGCAAGCCGATCCTGCTGCTGGAAGGTTTCTTCGAGGCCTCCGAGCTGCCGCTGCTGCTGGAGCACGACCTGTGGACCGTGGTCCACGCGCCATGGCAGGTCGAGGCGCTGGAGCGCACGGTGCTGCCGGCGCCACTGACGGTGTGGCTGAAGCTGGATTCGGGCATGCACCGCGTCGGCATCGGCGCCGATGATTACGCCGAAGCCTGGCGCCGCCTCGAAGCGCTGCCGCACGTGCGCATGGCGGTGAAGATGAGCCATTTCGCCCGCGCCGACGAACTGGAATGCGCGCGCACCCGCGAGCAGCTCGACACCTTCGCCGCCGCCACCGCCGGGCTGCCGGGCGAGGTGAGCGTCTGCAACTCGCCGGCGCTGCTGGGCTGGCCGCAGGCACGCGGGCACTGGGCGCGGCCGGGGCTGATGCTCTACGGCGTCTCGCCGTTCGCCCAGGCGCACGACCTGGCCGCGCAGCTGCGGCCGGTGATGACCCTGGAATCGAAGGTGATCGCGGTGCGCGAGCTGCCGGCCGGCGAACCGGTGGGCTACGGCGCGCGCTTCGTCACCGAGGCCCCGACCCGGGTGGGCGTGGTGGCGATGGGCTATGCCGACGGTTATCCGCAGTTCGCGGTCAACGGCACCCCGGTGGCGATCGACGGCCGTCCCGGGCGCCTGGTGGGCCGCGTCTCGATGGACATGCTCACCATCGACCTCACCGACCATCCGCAGGCAGGCGTCGGCAGCACGGTCGAGCTGTGGGGCAACCAGGTTTCGGCGGCGCAGGTCGTGGCCAACAGCCAGACCAGCAGCTACCGCCTGCTGTGCGCGGTCAAGCGCGTGCCGCTGCATTACGCCGGCTGA
- a CDS encoding class I SAM-dependent methyltransferase: MAGPAAIRPRVSIEDEPLKALLLPFENGVLSWPQGRVLFLRARDGWPLRRMELSGLRCEQGFRPLADALQRAGLDVVPELADDEPAADLVLVLPPRQREEARALLARAVDLAAPGARVVAAAANDEGARSREKDLQQLAGLDGNLAKFHCRVFWTPPLQGPRDAALAAQWRGGDAVRLQPGGRFHSRPGVFAWDRIDVASALLAAHLPSDLRGRGADLGAGWGYLATEVLDRAPGVTALDLYEAEFRALELARRNLDGARIAPGFHWHDVTAGLPRDGYDFIVSNPPFHAHDRGDRPELGQRFIEVAAQALRPGGRLLLVANRHLPYEGTLEQAFGQRRVLAEGGGFKVIEALKGVSR; this comes from the coding sequence ATGGCCGGCCCCGCCGCTATCCGCCCCCGCGTGAGCATCGAAGACGAACCCCTGAAGGCGCTGCTGCTGCCGTTCGAGAACGGCGTCCTGTCCTGGCCGCAGGGTCGCGTGCTGTTCCTGCGCGCGCGCGACGGCTGGCCGCTGCGGCGCATGGAGCTCTCCGGCCTGCGCTGCGAACAGGGCTTCCGGCCGCTGGCCGATGCCCTGCAGCGTGCCGGGCTGGACGTGGTCCCGGAACTGGCCGACGACGAACCGGCCGCGGACCTGGTGCTGGTGCTGCCGCCGCGCCAGCGCGAGGAGGCGCGCGCCCTGCTGGCACGCGCCGTGGACCTGGCCGCGCCCGGCGCGCGCGTGGTGGCCGCCGCGGCCAACGACGAAGGCGCGCGCTCGCGCGAGAAGGACCTGCAGCAGCTGGCCGGGCTGGACGGCAACCTGGCCAAGTTCCACTGCCGCGTGTTCTGGACCCCGCCGTTGCAGGGACCGCGCGACGCCGCGCTGGCCGCGCAGTGGCGCGGCGGCGACGCGGTGCGGCTGCAGCCGGGCGGGCGCTTCCACAGCCGCCCGGGGGTCTTCGCCTGGGACCGCATCGACGTGGCGTCCGCGCTGCTGGCCGCGCACCTGCCGTCCGACCTGCGCGGGCGCGGTGCGGACCTCGGCGCCGGCTGGGGCTACCTCGCCACCGAGGTGCTCGACCGCGCCCCGGGCGTCACCGCCCTGGACCTGTACGAGGCCGAGTTCCGCGCGCTGGAACTGGCGCGCCGCAACCTGGACGGCGCGCGCATCGCCCCGGGTTTCCACTGGCACGACGTCACCGCCGGCCTGCCGCGCGACGGCTACGACTTCATCGTCAGCAACCCGCCGTTCCACGCCCACGACCGCGGCGACCGTCCGGAGCTGGGCCAGCGTTTCATCGAGGTCGCGGCGCAGGCGCTGCGGCCTGGTGGCCGCCTGCTGCTGGTGGCCAACCGCCACCTGCCGTACGAGGGCACCCTGGAGCAGGCGTTCGGCCAGCGCCGGGTGCTCGCCGAAGGCGGTGGTTTCAAGGTGATCGAGGCACTGAAGGGAGTATCGCGTTGA
- a CDS encoding D-amino acid dehydrogenase translates to MQRVLVLGSGVIGVTSAWYLARAGFEVTVVDREPGPARATSFANAGQVSPGYASPWAAPGVPLKALKWLFQEHAPLAIRLTSDPQQYRWLWQMLRNCTAGRYAVNKERMVRLAEYSRDCMDELARETGLAWEGRKLGTTQLFRSQAQLDAAARDIAVLEQAGVPYEVLDRAGIARVEPALAATSGILVGGLRLPGDQTGDCQLFSERLAAMAAAQGVEFRYGARIEAIEADGERVTGVRIDGRLETADRYVLALGSWSPQLLRPLGIDLPVYPLKGYSLTIPITDPAMAPNSTILDETYKIAITRFDQRIRVGGMAEVAGFDLGLDPRRRATLEKVVNDLYPRGGDLSQASFWTGLRPATPDGTPVVGETRLRNLFLNTGHGTLGWTMACGSGRYLADVIARQPTGIRREGLDISRYRRGGAQDDGKGPVPATMTP, encoded by the coding sequence ATGCAGCGGGTTCTCGTTCTTGGCAGTGGCGTGATCGGCGTGACCAGCGCGTGGTACCTGGCCCGCGCGGGCTTCGAGGTGACCGTGGTTGATCGCGAGCCGGGTCCGGCGCGCGCCACCAGCTTCGCCAACGCCGGCCAGGTTTCCCCCGGCTACGCCTCGCCGTGGGCGGCCCCCGGCGTGCCGCTGAAGGCACTCAAGTGGCTGTTCCAGGAACACGCACCGCTGGCGATCCGCCTGACCAGCGACCCTCAGCAGTACCGCTGGCTGTGGCAGATGCTGCGCAACTGCACCGCCGGCCGCTACGCGGTCAACAAGGAACGGATGGTGCGGCTGGCCGAGTACAGCCGCGACTGCATGGACGAGCTGGCCCGCGAGACCGGCCTGGCGTGGGAGGGCCGCAAGCTCGGCACCACCCAGCTGTTCCGCAGCCAGGCCCAGCTTGACGCCGCCGCGCGCGACATCGCGGTGCTGGAGCAGGCCGGCGTGCCCTACGAGGTGCTGGACCGTGCCGGCATCGCCCGGGTCGAACCGGCGCTGGCCGCGACCTCCGGCATCCTGGTCGGTGGCCTGCGCCTGCCCGGCGACCAGACTGGCGACTGCCAGCTCTTCAGCGAGCGCCTGGCGGCGATGGCCGCGGCGCAGGGCGTGGAGTTCCGCTACGGCGCCCGCATCGAGGCGATCGAGGCCGATGGCGAGCGCGTCACCGGCGTGCGCATCGACGGCCGCCTGGAAACCGCCGACCGCTACGTGCTGGCGCTGGGCAGCTGGTCGCCGCAGCTGCTGCGCCCGCTGGGCATCGACCTGCCGGTATATCCGCTCAAGGGCTACTCGCTGACCATCCCCATCACCGATCCGGCGATGGCCCCGAACTCGACCATCCTCGACGAGACCTACAAGATCGCGATCACCCGCTTCGACCAGCGCATCCGCGTCGGCGGCATGGCCGAGGTGGCCGGCTTCGACCTGGGCCTGGATCCGCGCCGGCGTGCGACCCTGGAGAAGGTGGTCAACGATCTCTACCCGCGTGGCGGCGACCTGTCGCAGGCCTCGTTCTGGACCGGCCTGCGACCGGCCACGCCCGACGGCACCCCGGTGGTGGGCGAGACCCGCTTGCGCAACCTGTTCCTCAACACCGGCCACGGCACCCTGGGCTGGACCATGGCCTGCGGCTCCGGCCGCTACCTGGCCGACGTGATCGCGCGCCAGCCCACCGGCATCCGCCGCGAGGGCCTGGACATCTCGCGTTACCGCCGTGGCGGCGCGCAGGACGACGGCAAGGGTCCGGTTCCGGCGACAATGACGCCCTGA
- a CDS encoding DUF493 family protein, producing MEIKSDNPEHGFQFPGTFELSAMGAADKGLETELPKLLAAAGVEVLEESIQWKHSSNGRYVSVRIGFRAESRGQYERAHQALRDHPEVKWTL from the coding sequence ATGGAAATCAAGTCCGACAACCCCGAGCACGGCTTCCAGTTCCCCGGCACCTTCGAGCTCAGCGCCATGGGCGCGGCCGACAAGGGCCTGGAGACCGAGCTGCCGAAGCTGCTGGCCGCCGCCGGCGTGGAAGTCCTGGAAGAGAGCATCCAGTGGAAGCACTCCTCCAACGGCAGGTACGTGTCCGTGCGCATCGGCTTCCGCGCCGAGAGCCGCGGGCAGTACGAGCGCGCCCACCAGGCCCTGCGCGACCACCCGGAAGTGAAGTGGACCCTGTGA
- a CDS encoding AAA family ATPase: MAEILCLAGINGAGKSSLLGNGILGARGATWFNPDTYARELMRATGMSQEEANGEAWAEGKRRLVKAIARGTDYAFETTLGANTIPRLLREACNTHQVKIWFIGLASPELHIERVTARVARGGHDIPEDRIRSRYVSSVQNLVALMPGLEVLHVYDNSRPAGRDGADLQLVLEVEGGKVLFPATKEELAATPPWAQPVVARALDLFPPA; this comes from the coding sequence ATGGCGGAGATCCTCTGCCTTGCCGGTATCAACGGCGCGGGCAAGAGCAGCCTGCTGGGCAACGGCATCCTGGGGGCAAGGGGGGCGACCTGGTTCAACCCCGACACCTACGCCCGCGAGCTCATGCGGGCCACCGGCATGTCGCAGGAAGAGGCCAACGGCGAGGCCTGGGCGGAGGGCAAGCGGCGCCTGGTCAAGGCCATTGCACGGGGCACCGACTACGCTTTCGAGACAACGCTCGGTGCCAACACGATCCCACGCCTGCTGCGGGAAGCCTGCAACACCCACCAGGTAAAGATCTGGTTCATCGGGTTGGCCAGTCCGGAGCTTCACATCGAGCGGGTAACGGCACGCGTCGCCAGGGGCGGCCATGACATCCCGGAAGACAGGATCCGTTCGCGCTACGTCTCCTCCGTGCAGAACCTGGTCGCGCTCATGCCCGGCCTGGAAGTGCTCCACGTCTACGACAACAGCCGCCCGGCCGGCAGGGATGGTGCCGACCTGCAGCTGGTGCTGGAAGTCGAGGGCGGGAAGGTGCTGTTCCCGGCGACGAAGGAGGAGCTCGCTGCTACGCCGCCGTGGGCACAGCCCGTGGTTGCCCGTGCCCTGGACCTGTTCCCACCGGCCTGA
- a CDS encoding winged helix-turn-helix transcriptional regulator: protein MPARTDATRSDRSRRLDRIDRHILRILQQEGRISFTELGERVGLSTTPCTERVRRLERDGVISGYHARLNPQHLGASLLVFVQISLAYKSGDIFEEFRRAALRLPNVLECHLMSGDFDYLIKARISEMASYRKLLGSSLLTLPHVRESKSYIVMEEVKETLALEVPD, encoded by the coding sequence ATGCCCGCACGCACCGATGCCACGCGCAGCGACCGCTCCCGCCGCCTGGACCGGATCGACCGCCACATCCTCCGCATCCTCCAGCAGGAGGGCCGGATCTCCTTCACCGAGCTGGGCGAGCGGGTCGGCCTGTCGACCACGCCCTGCACCGAGCGCGTGCGCCGGCTGGAGCGCGACGGGGTGATCAGCGGCTACCACGCGCGGCTCAACCCGCAGCATCTCGGCGCCAGCCTGCTGGTGTTCGTGCAGATCAGCCTGGCCTACAAGTCCGGCGACATCTTCGAGGAGTTCCGCCGCGCGGCGCTGAGGCTGCCCAACGTGCTGGAGTGCCACCTGATGTCCGGCGACTTCGACTACCTGATCAAGGCCCGCATCTCGGAGATGGCCTCCTACCGCAAGCTGCTGGGCAGCAGCCTGCTCACCCTGCCGCACGTGCGCGAGTCCAAGAGCTACATCGTGATGGAAGAGGTCAAGGAGACGCTGGCGCTGGAGGTGCCTGATTGA